The Mesorhizobium loti DNA segment TGCGCCCAACGCGGTCAGTGCCCGCTCGTAGAGACGAAGCGCGTCGTCATTGGCGTATATCATGCGAGCGCGGTCACCCGCCGCCTGCAGGTAGCGCGCGCCTCTCTCCCGCTCGGCGCTCAGTGCGAAATGATGACCGAGCACGGTCAAATCCTCGAGCCGTTCCGGCTTGTCGCCGTATAGTTGCTCCAAGGCGGCACCGACCCGCCCGTGGATGTCGGTCCGGCGTTGCAGGAGCAGATTCTGGTAGATCACGTCCTGCAGCAATGTTTGCGTGAAGCGGTAGCTTTGCGACGAGACCGAGCCTGATCCGGCAACTTCCTCGATGATTTCCGCATCGCAAAGCAGTTCGCAGCCGGCTTCCAGCCGGCCGGGGTCGGCCGTCACGGTTTTCAGAAGCGTGGCATCGAAGCGCGGGCCGATTACCGCCGCTTCCTGGGCCAACCGGCGCACCTCTTGGGGCAGCCGGTCGACGCGAGCAAGCAACATTGCCTGGATGGTGGCGGGAATGTCGGTTGCGACTTCGCCCGCCGCAGTCCGCCATCGCTGGCCCTCGCGCATCAGTGCACCGCGATCGATAAGGCCGCGAACGATCTCCTCTACAAAAAGCGGGTTGCCGCCCGCGCGCTCGAGGATCTGGTCGAGAAGCCTTCCTGCGGAGTTTACCCAACTCTCGCCGAGAAGCGCCGCCAGCAGGCTGCGTCCGTCATCCCTGTTGAGCGGCGAAAGCCTGAGCGCCGTGTGACTGACCCGACTTGAGTCTAGCTGGCCGTTGTCCGGCCCCGGACGATGCGTGACCAGCAACATCAACCGCGTGCGCTCCAACCTGTCCATGACGAAACGGAGTGCCTCGAGCGACACGGCGTCGGCCCAATGCAGGTCTTCGACGACAATCAACAGCGGCGACAAGGCAAGCCGCCGCTCGATGATTGTGCGGACGGCGTAGAGAATTTGCCGCCGCAGCTGCTCGGGCTCGACATGCTGCAAGGTGGCATCGGGGTCGCCAAGGCCGAGCACATGGTAGAGCAAAGGCATCAGCCGTTTTGCTTCTTCGCCCTGCAGGCCGAGATCGGCAAGCAAGTCTGCGAGCTTCCCCCGCATCTCGTCCCCATTGTCGTTTTGCATCATCCCGGCAGCGCTGCGCACCACCGCGCCCAAGGCGCCGAATGATTGTTCGCCCAGCGGTGAGCACGTGGCCTGCCGCACGGCGACGTTGCGAAAACGATCCTCGTCGCCGACGCGGGCGACGAACTCTTTCACCAGCCGCGATTTCCCGATGCCGGCTTCTCCGACGAGGCGGACAAGTTGGGCCGAGCCGCCGCACGCCTGGTCAAGGCCCGCCAGCATTCTGTGAAGCTCCGCGCCACGACCTATTATCGGCGCGCTGAGGCCGAGTGCCTCGAGCCCACGCGCTGCACGCGGCGCCGCAAGCGGTGCATCCAGTCGATGGACGAGCACACTGCCAGCCTTGCCGCGCAGCACGACATCACCCAGCGGTTCGTAGGAGAAGGCATGCCGGGTCAGCCTGTGCGTGAGCTCGCCTACCAGCACCTCACCCGGTGCGGCCAGCGATTGCAGGCGTTGCGCCGTATTCACCGTATCGCCGGTCACCGAATAGGATTTGGCGGTGCCGATGCCCAATCCGCCAGTGACGACCGGTCCGGTGTTTATGCCGATATGGAGCAACAGAGGCGTACCGGAGTGGCGGGCGCTTTCGCCGAGCCGCGCCGTCCGGGCTATCATGTCGAGAGCGGCGCGAAGCGCACGTTCCGGATCGTCCTCATGCGCGACCGGCGCGCCGAACAAAGCGAGCAGTGCATCACCGATGAATTTGTCGACGAAACCGCCAAAGTTTCGCACGGCCGCCGTCAATTCCTTGAACAGTTCGTTCTGCAGCGCTTGCATGACCTCGGGATCGAGCTGCTCGCTGAGTGTCGTGAAGCCGCAAAGGTCGGCGAACAGGACCGTTACCGTCCGGCGATCGGCGTCAGAGACGGGATGCAGCCCATCTTCGCCTTCGATGTTCGCGAGCAGCGACGGCGTTCGAGACGGCGGCACAATGGTCCGGCTTGGTGTCGCAGCAGGCCGTTCGACGGCTTTGGCGGGCGCACCGACGCTTGTCCCGCATTTCGGGCAGAACTCGAAATCCGGTGCGCAGAGGTAGCCGCAACTGGCGCATGGCGCGGGCTGGCGCCTGCCACATTTCGGACAGAAGGCGAAGCCGTCATCAACCTCGAAACCGCAGCCCGAGCAGTCCATCGAACAAGACCCCACTGGGGGCCGTGACGGCGTGATCTCGCTACGCAGTTCACGGCCAGCGTATCCACAAGGATGAACCGATATACGTCGGCCAGCAAGCGGCAGCTCAAATGGGCACCGGGGCGATCGGCATGGGCCTGTGGCAGAGCGTTGCCGATGCGGGCGGCTGCATGGCCGTCGTTTGCGAAAGTTCCCTCTTGCCTCCGTCTTCCTGCTATTGTGGAGATGAGGAGACGGACCCTTGAGCGAGAATCGTAAGCTGGCCGCAATCCTGGCTGCAGATGTGGTTGGATACAGCCGGCTCGCAAGCGCGGACGAAGATCGTACTTTGGCGAGGTTGCGGGCACTGCGCAGCGACCTGATCGATCCAATCATCGCAGTGCACAACGGACGAGTGATCAAGCGCACCGGGGATGGGGCGCTGGTTGAGTTCCGCAGCGTGGTGGATGCCGTGCGCTGCGCCATCGAGGTTCAGAACGGTATGGTCGAGCGCAATGCCGGCGTGCCGCAGGACCGCCGCATCGAGTTCAGGATCGGCATCCATCTGGGGGATGTGGTCGAAGAAAGCGACGGCGACCTGATGGGCGACGGCGTCAACATCGCCTCGCGTTTGGAGGGCGTCGCGGCGCCCGGCGCCATCTGCCTGTCCGAGGATGCCTATCGCCAGGTCAGGGCGAGGCTCGACCTCTCGGTCAGCGATCTCGGCAGCACGCAGCTCAAGAACATCGCCGAGCCGATCCGGGTCTATTCGCTGCAAGTCGGCAGCGCCGGGGCCAAGGCGGTAGCGACCTCGCAAACCGCGACGAGCCGGCCGGCGGCGGCAGCGCCGCCCAAGCTATCGATCGCCGTCCTGCCGTTCGCCAACATGAGCGGTGACGCCGAACAGGACTATTTTGCCGACGGCATTTCCGAAGACATCATCACGGCGCTGTCCAAACTGTCGCAGCTCTTCGTCATCGCACGCAATTCGTCGTTCACCTTCAAGGGCCAGAACGTCCATGTGCAGGAGGTGGGCACGAAGCTCGGCGTGCGGCATGTCCTCGAGGGCAGCGTCCGCAAGTCGGGGAACAGGGTGCGCATCACCGCGCAGCTCATCGATGCAGTTTCGGGCGGCCATCTCTGGGCGGAGCGGTTCGATCGCGACCTGACCGACATATTCGCCGTGCAGGACGACGTGACGCAGCAGATCGTCGGTGCGCTGGCGCTCAACCTGACTGATGGCACCCGGCTGCGGCTGGCGCCGGAGCACCCGCGCAACACGGAGGCGTATGACTGTTTCCTGCGCGGCCGGGAGCTGTGGCACCGGCTGACGAAGGAGACAAACACCGCCTCCCGCGACCTCTTGCAACGTGCCACCGAGCTGGACCCGAACTTTGCCTCTGCCTACGCTTTCCTTGCCCTCACGCACGGCGTCGATTACCTGAACAGGTGGGGTGCGTCACCGCCGGAATCGATGGCGCAAGCCGAAGAGGCCGCAACGCGAGCGGTAACGCTCGATGACAACGATCCCTGGGCGCACTGGGCGCTGGCGATAGCCAGGCTGTACACACGACGGCACGATGAGGCCATCGTCGAGGTCGAGCGCGCACTGGTCCTCAATCCGAATTTCGCCGAGGCGCATGTCTGCCGCGGCGAGACGCTGTATTACTCGGGCAGAGCCGAGGAGGCCCTCGAGAGTTTCGCCCGGGGAAAGACCCTGAACCCATACTTTCCGGATGTGCTTCTGCACTTCCAGGCTTTGGCATTGTTTCAACTGGGAAGATACGACGAGGCCGTCGACCTCTTGCTGCAACGGCTGGCTCGCAACGCTGTCACCGACGTCTCGCGCGCGCTTCTGGCCGCCAGCTACGGCCATCTGGGCCGTTTCGCCGAGGCCCGCGCGGCATGGCAGGAGTTGCTTCGCGTCAATCCCGACTATTCGTTGGAATACCGCCGCAAAGTCTTGCCCTACAAGAACCCTGCCGATTTCGAACTCATGGTCGACGGCCTCCGCAAGGCTGGTGTCGTGCAATGACAAATGAGGCCATGCGGACGGGTCAGACTCCAGAGGCTCACCGATAGATCGCCTGGCCGATCTTGCGCCACCGGGCGTTTTCGCGAACCAGTTTCAGGTCGTCGGTCGTCTCGGCAAAAGTCCGCAAACGGTATTGCCGGAGCAGGTCCGGGAAGAGCGCCCCATCCGGCAGGCCGGCAAGCTGCTCGCGGACCGAGATCTTTTCATCGATGACCCGCATGCCCCAGGCATTTTCCCGAACCTGCAGCTCCGCAGCCAGATCACGCTCTTCCGGCACGTTTTCGTCCAGCGCAGCCAGCAGGATCTGATGGAAAAGCGCGACATAGCCGATCTGTCTCAGGCCGCCCACAACCCGCGCCCGCGGCAATATGGCAAGGACGAGGAACGTCAGGAACAGGTTCGGCAAAAGCACGCCGTCCAGCAGCGCCTGCCTGAGATGCGGCCGCTCGAACGGGATGGAAAGACCATGCGGCCTGTCAGGCTCGATCAGGTGCCCGTTGTCGAGGACGAGCTTGCGCACGCGCTGCTCGCGAATGCCCCAGAAATAGTCCGTGGTGTTGGGCAGAAATCTGCCGAATGGTCCCGATGCGGCCTCTTGCAAGGCATGTTCGAGACGCTGGCGTCTTGCGGGCTCGGTGAGCAGCCTGGAAAGAAGGCTGCCGTCATATTCCAGATGCCGCGCCATGGCAGAGGCAGCGAGCCGATCGTCGATGAAAACCGGCCGGGCCATACCGGAACCATCCCACCTGGCGACCAGATCCTCATTGAGTTCTGTCAACGCATCGGCGGCGGTTCCAAACACCTTGTCCTGACTGGCAAGCAGTGTGCCCAGCCAGCGGCTGGCATCCGTTTCATCGCCCACCGCTTCGAGTGCGCGTTTGTTGAGGGAGACGGGACCGGCCGCGCAGGTGCTTTTGCGGCACAGTTTGTGGCGGCCCATGCCAAACAGGTTGACCTTGTCGTCGCCGACATCGAGCCATCCCGGCCCCTCCCGGCCAATGGTCTCCATGGTCATCGTCGTTCCCATGAAAGCGAAGAAGGCCGACAGCCCGTTTTCGACCGCTCCAAGCCAGGCAAGCAGGAGGGCATCGAAGGTGATCCGGTCCATCAGAAGCAGGCAGTGCAGGCCGGACTGGATAATCGGTCTGTGCTCGAACTCTTCGACGGCCTTGCCGATCTCCTCAGGCTGCATGATCGCACCGAGGCGCTGATGCAGGACTTCGCGCAGGATGGAACGGGCAGCGATCGCCGGCGCCGATGCAGGCTTTGCCACCGGCCGCCACAGACGGCGGGCGTAATCGGAAACCGGTGCATTCCAGTTCTGCTCGATGTCGTGCACGACTTCCGGGCAGAGCCGCGACAGCACAGCCAGAATTTCCGCCGGAGGCGTAGGGGTTGGGTCAGAGACGGCGGTCATCGATCCCGTCTAGCCGCTTGCGGTGCAAACGCCAAGGGAGACCGGACTTGCCGGGTGCGGCCCAGATCGTCAACTTGATCAAACGCCGAACCGCTGTAAGCCAAACAGCGGATCTTAGAACCGCAGCCGGGCCATGCTCAGGAGGTCGTGGTACTGCCCGTCGGTAAAACCGGCCTTCACATGCCGGCCTTCAATCTCGAAGCCGTGGCTTGAGTAGAGACGGATGGCCGGTTCGTTGTCGGCATAGACGGTCAATTCGACCCGCTTCAGGGCGCGCCAGTTGTCGGCCACGTCAAGCAGCGCGCCAAGTATGGCAGAGCCAATGCCCTTGCCGACAAAGGCATCGTCAAGGCCGATATTGATCTCGCCGATATGCGAACGGCGCGGCGAACCCTGCACGACCAGGCTGCCATGGCCGACGACCTTGCCGTCCAACTCGGCGACGATCCAGGTGGTTTCCTGGCCGGACTTGGCGATGCGCCGCTCCACCTGCTCCACCATCTCGAAGGGCATCCTGAGCGTGCCCCAACGGAAGCCCGGCATGTTGAAGATAGCGCAAAGCGCCTCCGCATCGCTTGGCCGTATGGCGCGGAGCTGCGGCTGGATTTTCTCGGAAGAGGTCGTGCTGGTCATGGCGTTCCCGGCTACAGCAATTCCAGGAAAAGTGTGAGCGGTTTTCCGCCCGGAATTGCGTCAGAACAAAGTGATAGAGCAGTTCGCCGTTTCCTTGAAACGGTGAAATGCTCTAAGGCAATCGGCTCGGCACGATGCACCGGACGTCACCTGAAAATCCAGCTATCTCTGCAGCCTATGCCGCCGATTGCGAGCCAAAATAGCGGGAGGCGGCGTAGAGTTTGAAGACGCCGCTGACGCCGATCCAGCCGAAAAGGGCGAGCCAGCACAACGTCCTGGTCGCTACCCAGTCGATCCGGTGCACCGCAGCGTCGGTGATGACGAGGCCAAGGATGGCAAGCAGGCCGACCAGAAACTGCGCCAGGCCGAGCACCAGCAGTTCCTCGCGCGGCGCGCTTTTCCAGACGAGATATGTGCCGCCGGCGCCGGCGAGGAAGATGGCGCTGTAGACCTGGGCGTGGAAGGGATCGACCGGCCATGGCCAGCTGCTGCTGACCACTTGGGGAAACAGCAACATGCCGACGCCGTAGAGCCCAAGGATCGCGGTTTCCGCCAACATATAGCCGCGCCATGCGGGATTGAGGGTCACGCCTTTTGCCGAAGGACGGGCCCTGGCCTGCCATAGGAACAGCCCGGATACCGCGGCCGAGGCAAGATAGACCAGGAACCAGAGCCAGGCCGCTTTTCGTTCGAAGCTGAAATAGCCGAGATTGATCAACGAAACCGCCGACACGATGACGGTGAAGATGAAGGCCATGACGAGCACCAGCCTGCCGGGCGACCAGCGGTTCCAGAACAAGAGCGCCGCCATCACCGCCATTTCGGCGGTGTAGAAGCCGCCGAGGAAGCGGGCACTGAATGGCGTGACGGGCCAGGGCCAGCGCGGCTTGACCAGCGCCGGCGCGAAAAACAGGCCGGCGCCCACGATCAGGACGATGATGACCCCAGCGGAGAAAATG contains these protein-coding regions:
- a CDS encoding adenylyl cyclase class-3/4/guanylyl cyclase, translated to MPPSRTPSLLANIEGEDGLHPVSDADRRTVTVLFADLCGFTTLSEQLDPEVMQALQNELFKELTAAVRNFGGFVDKFIGDALLALFGAPVAHEDDPERALRAALDMIARTARLGESARHSGTPLLLHIGINTGPVVTGGLGIGTAKSYSVTGDTVNTAQRLQSLAAPGEVLVGELTHRLTRHAFSYEPLGDVVLRGKAGSVLVHRLDAPLAAPRAARGLEALGLSAPIIGRGAELHRMLAGLDQACGGSAQLVRLVGEAGIGKSRLVKEFVARVGDEDRFRNVAVRQATCSPLGEQSFGALGAVVRSAAGMMQNDNGDEMRGKLADLLADLGLQGEEAKRLMPLLYHVLGLGDPDATLQHVEPEQLRRQILYAVRTIIERRLALSPLLIVVEDLHWADAVSLEALRFVMDRLERTRLMLLVTHRPGPDNGQLDSSRVSHTALRLSPLNRDDGRSLLAALLGESWVNSAGRLLDQILERAGGNPLFVEEIVRGLIDRGALMREGQRWRTAAGEVATDIPATIQAMLLARVDRLPQEVRRLAQEAAVIGPRFDATLLKTVTADPGRLEAGCELLCDAEIIEEVAGSGSVSSQSYRFTQTLLQDVIYQNLLLQRRTDIHGRVGAALEQLYGDKPERLEDLTVLGHHFALSAERERGARYLQAAGDRARMIYANDDALRLYERALTALGAIGQTPLKLAIAERIADLSGPAGRREIAHQHYETVLQAYRGSADRVASARVLRKIGRLLWDVGKRDNAESRYAEAAALLEGADAPVEQAHLWQERGRQAFRSGDHALAAKWADAALDCVGSLTTEHVSEVGRDATLVTAEALNTKAVALARLGRNHEAVRQVERSIELAEAAGLLGAACRGYTNLGVLYTTIDPARAIEVCRRGLDVARRIGDLGFQARLLANLAVACCTFTDRCPTEGVPAAEKAIEIDRALDQREHLPVPLIVLGQIHQCNGRPELAVGLFHDALDVARETGEPQLLFPCYDGLATLNLDLDNLPEAERYFSLAQGICAQHGLDPESLVVLPFLD
- a CDS encoding adenylate cyclase; translation: MSENRKLAAILAADVVGYSRLASADEDRTLARLRALRSDLIDPIIAVHNGRVIKRTGDGALVEFRSVVDAVRCAIEVQNGMVERNAGVPQDRRIEFRIGIHLGDVVEESDGDLMGDGVNIASRLEGVAAPGAICLSEDAYRQVRARLDLSVSDLGSTQLKNIAEPIRVYSLQVGSAGAKAVATSQTATSRPAAAAPPKLSIAVLPFANMSGDAEQDYFADGISEDIITALSKLSQLFVIARNSSFTFKGQNVHVQEVGTKLGVRHVLEGSVRKSGNRVRITAQLIDAVSGGHLWAERFDRDLTDIFAVQDDVTQQIVGALALNLTDGTRLRLAPEHPRNTEAYDCFLRGRELWHRLTKETNTASRDLLQRATELDPNFASAYAFLALTHGVDYLNRWGASPPESMAQAEEAATRAVTLDDNDPWAHWALAIARLYTRRHDEAIVEVERALVLNPNFAEAHVCRGETLYYSGRAEEALESFARGKTLNPYFPDVLLHFQALALFQLGRYDEAVDLLLQRLARNAVTDVSRALLAASYGHLGRFAEARAAWQELLRVNPDYSLEYRRKVLPYKNPADFELMVDGLRKAGVVQ